One genomic segment of Kiritimatiella glycovorans includes these proteins:
- the hflK gene encoding FtsH protease activity modulator HflK, protein MNGYEMNPDREIDLTDLWKQYRSYLLPVVILVLIVAAALTSVYTVDTEGKAVVKRWGRVVSIKDPGLHLKLPFGIDTAIFVPTERVLKEEFGFRTVEAGQQTRYRQGSVEKEESLMLAGDLSVVDVEWVVQYMIHDPDAFLHHVRNQRESIRDVSEAVMRRVVGNRLGADVLTVGRVEIAGKVREEMQQILDKYELGVHIRTVEMQDVTPPEPVKPAFNEVNEARQQREQLVNEAEKKRNREIPRARGEAEKIVSEAQGFAAERVNRAKGDTARFLAVLKEYRQAPSVTRRRLFVEMMEEVLPEAGGIYVTRDQGPSPLPILPLRDALDRQAKEKK, encoded by the coding sequence ATGAACGGCTATGAAATGAATCCGGACCGCGAAATCGACCTCACGGATCTGTGGAAGCAGTATCGGTCCTACCTCCTCCCGGTGGTGATCCTGGTGCTGATTGTCGCTGCGGCGCTGACCTCCGTCTACACGGTCGACACCGAAGGCAAGGCGGTCGTCAAGCGATGGGGCAGGGTCGTCTCCATCAAGGATCCCGGCCTGCATCTGAAACTTCCGTTCGGGATCGATACGGCGATCTTCGTGCCCACGGAGCGTGTGCTCAAGGAAGAGTTCGGGTTTCGCACCGTTGAAGCCGGCCAGCAGACCCGCTACCGCCAGGGCTCCGTGGAAAAAGAGGAGTCGCTGATGCTCGCCGGCGATCTCAGCGTGGTCGACGTGGAGTGGGTCGTCCAGTATATGATCCACGATCCCGACGCCTTTCTGCATCATGTCCGCAATCAGCGCGAAAGTATCCGTGATGTCTCCGAGGCCGTGATGCGCCGCGTGGTCGGCAACCGCCTCGGGGCCGACGTCCTCACCGTGGGCCGGGTCGAGATCGCGGGTAAGGTCCGCGAGGAGATGCAGCAGATCCTGGATAAGTATGAACTCGGCGTCCATATAAGGACGGTGGAGATGCAGGATGTGACGCCGCCCGAACCGGTGAAACCCGCATTCAATGAGGTCAACGAGGCACGCCAGCAGAGAGAGCAGCTGGTTAACGAAGCGGAGAAGAAGCGCAACCGGGAGATTCCCCGGGCCCGGGGTGAGGCGGAGAAGATCGTCTCCGAGGCGCAGGGGTTTGCAGCCGAACGCGTCAACCGGGCAAAGGGCGATACCGCCCGGTTTCTGGCCGTGCTCAAGGAATACCGGCAGGCCCCCTCCGTTACGCGCCGACGCCTTTTCGTCGAGATGATGGAGGAGGTGCTTCCCGAGGCCGGGGGCATCTACGTGACCCGGGATCAGGGCCCCTCGCCCCTTCCGATCCTGCCGCTGCGCGATGCGCTGGACCGTCAAGCCAAGGAGAAGAAGTGA
- the hflC gene encoding protease modulator HflC — protein MSLTEKKNGGVLAAAIVVIALMALVTLFSAAYTLDETEQAVILQFGAPVGEPVTSPGLHFKTPFIQEVRRFEKRVLSWDGDPNQIPTRGREFISVDTTARWKIVAPLKFLKSVRNETGAQSRLDDIVDSVVRDRMSSTELTDIIRSRDWDVEEEKIEELTVPVEKKKEELKKKVRVGREKLTQDILEEAGKVMPSYGIELRDFRIKRINYISSVQKQVFDRMISERQRIAEEFRAEGEGKSQQIQGQTRREVQEIISEAEREAQVVRGEAEAEATRIYNEAYSEDPEFYDFFRTLQSYRKTVTGRTVLFLDADSEYLHFLNEAGEPE, from the coding sequence ATGAGCCTTACCGAAAAGAAAAACGGGGGCGTGCTTGCGGCCGCAATCGTCGTGATCGCGCTGATGGCCCTGGTAACGTTGTTTTCCGCGGCCTACACGCTCGATGAGACGGAGCAGGCGGTGATCCTGCAGTTCGGGGCCCCGGTCGGAGAACCGGTCACCAGCCCGGGTCTCCACTTCAAGACGCCGTTCATCCAGGAGGTCCGCCGTTTCGAAAAGCGCGTTCTTTCCTGGGACGGCGATCCGAACCAGATCCCGACGCGGGGGCGTGAATTTATCTCCGTGGACACCACGGCGCGCTGGAAAATCGTGGCCCCGCTCAAGTTCCTCAAGAGCGTGCGCAATGAGACCGGCGCGCAGTCGCGCCTCGACGATATTGTCGATTCCGTGGTGCGCGACCGCATGTCGAGTACGGAACTCACCGATATCATCCGTTCGCGCGACTGGGATGTGGAGGAGGAGAAGATCGAGGAACTCACTGTTCCTGTAGAGAAGAAAAAGGAAGAGCTGAAGAAAAAGGTCCGCGTCGGACGCGAAAAGCTGACACAGGACATCCTCGAAGAGGCCGGCAAGGTGATGCCCAGCTACGGTATCGAGCTGCGCGATTTCCGCATCAAGCGCATCAATTACATCAGTTCGGTCCAGAAACAGGTGTTTGACCGGATGATCTCGGAACGGCAGCGCATCGCCGAGGAATTCCGCGCCGAAGGTGAGGGCAAGAGCCAGCAGATCCAGGGGCAGACCCGCCGAGAGGTGCAGGAGATTATCTCCGAGGCCGAGCGCGAGGCCCAGGTCGTCCGCGGGGAGGCCGAAGCGGAGGCCACCCGAATCTATAACGAGGCCTACAGCGAGGATCCGGAGTTCTACGATTTCTTCCGGACCCTCCAGAGCTATCGTAAAACCGTGACCGGCCGGACCGTACTCTTCCTCGACGCCGACTCGGAATACCTGCACTTCCTGAACGAGGCCGGCGAACCGGAATAA
- a CDS encoding glycosyl hydrolase family 95 catalytic domain-containing protein: MNTVAFEADPNAGDVTGSDTGHLIAEPFKVYGRGAYAAATVYTGSVTEMQPVLDSFRFNTQPVQAGFQLTGLTVGQEYEVQIWIGDARTATIQNRYATIDKTRIPSSGAWGTSMYIATGTFVADAAAQDLTVSMCNSVDNSALGTQLHAYQLRSIKTAFVIPKIKSRHVADTVLWYNEPADEWENAMPLGNGSLGAMVYGGVSEENIQLNNDTLWAGRPVDLNRTNAFEHLDDIRSLMFEGKYSDAQNLVETEMLTDRPRPRSYQTLGNLRLKFDHGEIVEDYWRELNLDTAIASIKYIRHGVEYRREIFISPVDHALIMKISVNEPGALSCQIFLDRPDQYETRAESSSALVMSGEAMHPGHRMPDQRSGTKYQVRVKAVHEGGTCSATNNTLMIANADSLTLYLSSATDYNRQNPAEPAPDGWRDRNQEVLHDVLGKSYDDLRGDHIAEHQRLFQRVALQFIENEQQPSPPVDERFRLYREGSEDRELEALLFQFGRYLLISSSRPGSMPANLQSIWCKELTAPWNADYHLDINVQMTYWPTEICNLAELREPFIYMLNRLRDNGGRTAGEVYGCRGFATATATDGWWYTYPFIPANVGMYPTGGAWLSLQLWDHYLFTGDRLYLEHDVYPIVRDAAQFFADYLVENPRTGKFVCGPSISPENLLIGPDGNVAAITYATTHDQTIIKQLYCDYLEIVDVLGIEDNLTTVVSDQLGQLQEPLIGEDGHLKEYNNECSQFWPAHRHISHLAGLFYPHKMTLFDQPEYEAAALKVLNSKEELGAFDEPVDWTVAWTACMYAALGRGDDAYRFINMFLNQNCYDSMFAICSPEQWRLPQTDGNYGITAAFATMLLQSNFGTIEILPAVPWNHWPQGKFEGLCARGGFTVDVQWADRLLQTLTIHSGLGSTCRLKLDHNLTEGSFEVLCEGKAVPVSISEGVASFPTQKGQTYQVVCLR, translated from the coding sequence GTGAACACGGTGGCTTTTGAGGCCGATCCGAATGCCGGGGACGTAACCGGTTCGGACACAGGCCATCTGATTGCAGAGCCCTTCAAAGTATATGGGAGAGGCGCTTATGCCGCTGCAACGGTCTATACCGGCTCGGTGACGGAGATGCAACCGGTATTGGATAGCTTTCGTTTTAATACGCAGCCGGTTCAGGCCGGGTTTCAATTGACTGGTTTGACGGTTGGACAGGAGTATGAGGTACAGATCTGGATAGGTGACGCGCGAACAGCAACCATTCAGAACCGTTATGCAACTATCGACAAAACGCGCATTCCATCTTCCGGCGCATGGGGCACGTCCATGTATATTGCAACCGGAACGTTTGTCGCAGATGCAGCGGCTCAGGATTTGACCGTTTCCATGTGCAATTCTGTTGACAATTCTGCCTTGGGAACTCAGTTGCATGCGTATCAATTGCGTTCGATCAAGACAGCTTTCGTCATCCCGAAAATTAAAAGTCGGCATGTGGCCGATACGGTTTTGTGGTACAATGAGCCAGCAGATGAATGGGAAAATGCCATGCCCCTCGGGAACGGTTCGCTGGGGGCAATGGTATACGGTGGAGTCTCGGAAGAGAATATCCAACTCAACAATGATACACTCTGGGCTGGTCGTCCGGTAGATCTTAACCGCACCAACGCATTTGAGCATTTAGATGATATCCGAAGCCTGATGTTTGAAGGAAAGTATTCGGATGCACAAAATTTGGTCGAAACCGAGATGCTCACCGACCGTCCGCGTCCGCGAAGCTATCAGACACTGGGAAACCTGAGACTGAAATTTGATCACGGTGAAATTGTCGAAGATTACTGGAGAGAACTCAATCTGGATACCGCGATAGCATCGATCAAATATATCCGACATGGTGTGGAATACCGACGTGAGATTTTTATAAGCCCGGTCGATCATGCGTTGATCATGAAGATCAGTGTAAATGAGCCCGGGGCTCTTTCTTGTCAGATCTTTTTGGACCGCCCCGACCAGTATGAAACCCGGGCTGAGAGCAGTTCTGCGCTCGTTATGAGCGGAGAGGCGATGCATCCCGGGCACAGGATGCCGGATCAGAGGAGCGGAACAAAATATCAGGTTCGTGTTAAAGCGGTACATGAAGGAGGCACATGTTCGGCAACCAACAATACACTTATGATCGCGAATGCGGATTCCTTAACATTGTATTTGTCGTCGGCTACGGATTACAACCGGCAAAATCCTGCCGAACCGGCCCCGGACGGCTGGCGAGATAGAAACCAAGAGGTTCTGCACGACGTCTTGGGTAAATCTTATGATGACCTGCGGGGTGATCATATCGCTGAGCATCAGCGACTTTTCCAACGGGTTGCACTACAGTTTATAGAAAACGAACAACAGCCCAGCCCGCCAGTCGACGAGAGATTTCGGCTTTACCGGGAGGGTTCTGAGGATCGTGAGCTTGAGGCTTTACTTTTTCAGTTTGGACGCTACCTGCTGATAAGTTCATCACGACCCGGATCCATGCCAGCCAATCTTCAGTCTATCTGGTGCAAAGAATTAACTGCACCATGGAATGCCGACTATCATTTAGATATTAATGTTCAAATGACCTACTGGCCGACGGAAATTTGCAACCTCGCCGAACTGCGTGAGCCATTTATTTATATGTTGAATAGGCTGCGCGATAACGGCGGGAGGACGGCCGGGGAAGTATATGGGTGTCGGGGGTTTGCTACAGCCACGGCTACAGATGGCTGGTGGTACACTTATCCTTTCATTCCGGCTAATGTGGGAATGTATCCCACCGGCGGCGCATGGTTGTCTCTGCAACTATGGGATCATTATCTATTCACGGGCGATCGACTCTATCTCGAACATGATGTCTATCCGATTGTGCGGGATGCCGCTCAATTCTTTGCCGATTATCTCGTGGAGAACCCTCGTACTGGCAAATTTGTTTGCGGTCCGTCCATTTCCCCAGAGAACTTGTTAATTGGACCTGATGGTAATGTGGCGGCCATTACCTATGCGACCACCCACGACCAGACGATTATCAAACAATTATACTGCGATTATTTGGAAATTGTCGATGTGTTGGGGATTGAGGATAACCTGACCACAGTCGTTTCAGATCAACTGGGGCAACTTCAGGAACCTTTAATCGGGGAGGATGGGCATCTGAAGGAATACAATAATGAATGCAGTCAATTCTGGCCCGCTCATCGTCATATATCCCATTTGGCCGGACTTTTTTACCCACATAAGATGACTTTGTTCGATCAGCCCGAATACGAAGCGGCGGCTTTAAAGGTGCTGAATTCAAAAGAGGAACTGGGAGCTTTTGATGAGCCTGTTGATTGGACCGTGGCGTGGACGGCATGTATGTATGCAGCTCTAGGCAGGGGAGATGATGCCTATCGCTTTATTAATATGTTTTTAAATCAGAACTGCTATGACTCGATGTTTGCTATTTGCTCGCCGGAGCAATGGCGGTTGCCTCAGACGGACGGCAATTACGGGATCACGGCAGCGTTTGCGACAATGCTTCTGCAAAGTAATTTCGGTACGATTGAAATTCTTCCGGCTGTTCCCTGGAACCACTGGCCGCAGGGGAAGTTTGAGGGACTCTGCGCACGCGGTGGCTTTACAGTGGATGTGCAGTGGGCAGATCGATTGCTGCAAACCTTGACGATCCATTCGGGTTTAGGCAGCACTTGTCGGCTCAAGCTGGATCATAATTTAACAGAGGGATCCTTTGAGGTGTTATGTGAAGGGAAGGCTGTTCCGGTGTCGATTTCGGAAGGGGTTGCTTCTTTTCCTACCCAAAAAGGTCAAACCTATCAGGTCGTTTGTTTGCGTTAA
- the tnpC gene encoding IS66 family transposase produces the protein MTRQEAEAIYDAGKDTVVRVLLMMDARIRALEERVQSLENQLAKNSRNSSKPPSSDGFKKPAPKSLRKKGKRKSGGQPGHTGHTLAMADKPEHTEVHRVKECEHCGRSLADQSVEGIEKRQVHDLPPLRLIVTEHQAETKTCACGHLNKAAFPEGVNAPVQYGEGIKAAAVYLKNYQFLPYDRTCELLNDFFGCPMSEGTLCNIITQSHTLAADPVEKIKELIEQAAVAHFDETGSRVDGKLWWLHSASTAQATYYDIHRKRGREAIDDIGILPDFLGRAVHDFWKPYFGYDCLHGLCNAHHLRELIFAHEQHQQDWADHMIDCLLDIKEAVDLAKQSTDHLDRRQLHTFEARYQQVLDEGYAQNPLPPLPRNAKKRRGRRKKTKARNLLERLDEHRDEALAFMYDFNVPFDNNQAERDLRMMKVQQKISGMFRTEDGAQAFCRIRSYISTARKNAVGAMDALTCLFSGNPFVPALNTS, from the coding sequence ATGACACGCCAAGAGGCCGAAGCGATCTACGACGCCGGCAAGGACACCGTCGTGCGGGTACTGTTGATGATGGATGCGCGCATCCGTGCTCTGGAAGAACGCGTTCAGTCTCTTGAGAACCAACTCGCCAAAAACTCGCGCAACAGCAGCAAACCGCCCTCCAGCGACGGCTTCAAGAAACCTGCGCCCAAAAGCCTGCGCAAGAAGGGCAAGCGCAAGTCCGGCGGCCAGCCCGGCCATACCGGCCATACGCTCGCGATGGCCGACAAGCCCGAGCACACCGAAGTGCACCGTGTGAAGGAATGCGAACACTGCGGCCGCTCTCTAGCCGATCAATCCGTCGAGGGCATCGAAAAGCGTCAAGTCCATGACCTGCCACCCCTGCGGCTGATCGTCACCGAGCACCAGGCTGAAACCAAAACCTGCGCCTGCGGCCATCTGAACAAAGCCGCGTTCCCCGAAGGGGTCAACGCTCCGGTGCAATACGGCGAGGGGATCAAGGCTGCGGCCGTGTACCTGAAGAACTATCAGTTCCTGCCCTATGACCGAACCTGCGAACTGCTGAATGACTTCTTCGGCTGCCCGATGAGCGAAGGCACGCTCTGCAATATCATCACCCAATCCCACACGTTGGCCGCCGACCCCGTCGAGAAGATCAAGGAGTTGATCGAGCAGGCCGCCGTGGCACACTTCGACGAGACCGGCTCACGGGTAGACGGCAAGCTGTGGTGGCTGCATTCGGCCTCGACCGCACAGGCAACCTATTATGACATCCATCGCAAACGCGGCCGCGAAGCGATCGATGACATCGGCATCTTGCCCGACTTCCTCGGACGCGCCGTTCACGACTTCTGGAAACCGTACTTCGGCTACGACTGCCTCCATGGCCTCTGCAACGCCCATCACCTGCGGGAACTGATCTTTGCGCATGAGCAGCACCAGCAGGACTGGGCCGACCACATGATCGACTGCCTGCTCGACATCAAAGAGGCCGTCGATCTCGCCAAACAGTCGACCGATCATCTTGACCGGCGGCAGCTACACACCTTCGAAGCCCGCTACCAGCAAGTCCTCGACGAAGGCTACGCGCAGAATCCGCTGCCGCCGTTGCCGCGCAACGCGAAGAAACGACGGGGCCGCCGCAAGAAGACCAAAGCCCGTAACCTGCTCGAACGGCTCGACGAGCACCGCGATGAAGCGCTTGCGTTCATGTACGACTTCAACGTGCCCTTCGACAACAATCAGGCTGAGCGCGATCTGCGCATGATGAAGGTGCAGCAGAAAATCTCGGGCATGTTCCGAACCGAGGATGGCGCCCAAGCCTTCTGCCGCATTCGAAGCTACATCTCAACCGCCCGCAAGAATGCCGTCGGCGCTATGGATGCGCTGACCTGCCTGTTCAGCGGAAACCCCTTCGTTCCGGCGCTCAATACCTCGTAG
- a CDS encoding DUF3857 domain-containing protein → MRRRTGIMLSFLLVALQGLALEFPSPDKLCASARGVDRDRYPNADAVMLSDMAFARYAASGVYTTRVDMAWKILSEQGKRDHRTQSLGFDRAYSRARFERVEVIRADGRVREVDLEANTREMASPGQMQMNIYNPSLREVRVSIPGLEIGDILRYRARYETFKTRVPGTWSDRFLFEGTDPVLHAVFEIDAPASRPLTNIALKDPVDDTVSHSVVTNGARIRYRWTGRDLPRMFPEPSMPDLSSQVQRVLVSTIPEWEALSRWYWNLSKPHLDKITPEMKRKVAELTSEAGSRDERLRAIFTWVSQNIRYMGITLEKEAPGYEPHDVDLTFERGYGVCRDKAALLVAMLREGGFDAYPVLMMVGAKKDGEVPQPWFNHAVVGVREPGGTFRLMDPTDENTRNLLPRYLCDMSYLAATPEGVPLMTSPVSSAGENLTLIETDGRLDSDGRYRAKTVITFEGINDSAYRGHFARLRPEEREDFFEGRLETLIPGAKLRDLTIEPQPVRDTSRPLKATLAYTATGLFAEQNGKRLFRPPEWGGVLGVARSVLGNLGLEKREYPLRTRFPCGTDESFRIDLARGIAAPDRLPEAGKVDRPFFAWERKWSLNDRVLEGRTRTLVRAIELSPEAYGELKAEVEGIEQAGRQRIVFPLPLEKDPGADVLYLKNSTKCDLEDARNWTETHTVKKKVLTYAGKKEHAELKLHYNPSWEEVELKYARVTSPGGRVHEIRENEINVMDAGWVAGAPRYPAARILVASLPNVVPGSVIEYRVVHRMKDHPFFHLRSYMRGFDPMMNRRVEIAAPKDVVLKIRKGTDEAVVFSEMRNDGRITRSWESRSQRGLKRESDLPPLWEIAPAVFASAGAWEDYAATLRDEFAARASRADRAASMALRLVKGADSPRAKIRAIRDFVARHIRAAGPPFTETPLEALSGADVTLESGYGHAADRAILLYAMLEAAGFAPDWVFASGLPRPDPLAAPMIDYPQRDAFDSPLIRVMLDDGPVYLNDADQYAPPTSTPRRAAPPTTGGWPSSRRTARSGRCGPRIATATAGPWNTGSR, encoded by the coding sequence ATGAGACGACGCACCGGAATAATGCTGAGTTTTCTGCTGGTCGCGCTTCAGGGGCTGGCCCTCGAGTTCCCCTCCCCGGATAAGCTGTGTGCGTCGGCCCGCGGCGTCGATCGTGACCGGTACCCGAACGCGGATGCGGTGATGCTCAGCGACATGGCCTTTGCGCGATACGCCGCCTCCGGCGTCTACACGACCCGGGTCGACATGGCCTGGAAGATCCTGTCCGAACAGGGTAAACGCGACCACCGCACTCAGTCGCTCGGCTTCGACCGCGCGTACAGCCGCGCCCGCTTCGAGCGCGTTGAGGTGATCAGGGCCGACGGCAGGGTGCGGGAGGTCGACCTGGAGGCGAACACCCGCGAGATGGCCTCGCCCGGCCAGATGCAGATGAATATCTACAACCCCAGTCTGCGCGAAGTGCGCGTGAGCATCCCGGGGCTGGAGATCGGCGATATCCTGCGCTACCGCGCGCGCTATGAGACCTTTAAGACACGGGTCCCCGGCACCTGGAGCGACCGCTTCCTCTTCGAAGGTACCGACCCCGTCCTCCATGCCGTGTTCGAAATCGACGCCCCGGCATCGCGTCCGCTCACGAATATCGCCCTGAAGGACCCCGTCGACGATACCGTCAGCCACAGCGTGGTGACCAACGGCGCGCGCATACGCTACCGGTGGACGGGACGCGACCTCCCGCGCATGTTCCCGGAACCCTCGATGCCGGATCTCTCGAGTCAGGTCCAGCGCGTGCTCGTCAGCACCATCCCGGAATGGGAGGCGCTCTCCCGCTGGTACTGGAACCTGAGCAAACCGCATCTCGATAAAATTACCCCGGAAATGAAGCGGAAGGTGGCCGAGCTGACCTCGGAGGCCGGATCGCGCGACGAGCGTCTGCGCGCGATCTTCACCTGGGTCTCGCAGAACATCCGCTACATGGGTATCACCCTGGAAAAAGAGGCGCCGGGGTATGAGCCCCATGATGTGGATCTCACCTTTGAGCGCGGCTACGGGGTCTGTCGCGACAAGGCCGCGCTCCTCGTCGCGATGCTGCGTGAGGGCGGATTCGACGCCTATCCCGTACTGATGATGGTGGGCGCGAAAAAGGACGGGGAGGTACCGCAGCCCTGGTTCAATCACGCTGTCGTCGGCGTACGCGAACCGGGCGGCACATTCCGGCTTATGGATCCGACCGATGAGAATACGCGTAACCTGCTCCCGCGCTATCTCTGCGACATGAGCTATCTTGCGGCTACGCCGGAGGGCGTGCCGCTGATGACCTCGCCGGTGTCCTCCGCCGGAGAGAACCTGACCCTGATCGAGACCGACGGTCGACTCGATTCAGACGGACGCTACCGCGCGAAAACGGTCATCACCTTCGAGGGGATCAATGACAGCGCCTACCGGGGCCACTTCGCCCGGCTGCGCCCGGAGGAGCGCGAGGATTTCTTCGAGGGCAGGCTCGAGACCCTCATTCCCGGCGCGAAGCTGCGCGATCTGACGATCGAGCCGCAGCCGGTGCGCGACACCTCCAGACCCCTGAAGGCCACCCTCGCGTATACGGCCACCGGTCTGTTCGCGGAGCAGAACGGGAAACGCCTGTTTCGCCCGCCCGAATGGGGCGGAGTCCTCGGCGTCGCGAGATCGGTGCTGGGTAACCTCGGACTCGAGAAAAGGGAATATCCCCTTAGAACGCGCTTCCCCTGCGGCACGGACGAGTCGTTCCGCATCGACCTCGCCCGCGGGATCGCCGCTCCGGATCGCCTGCCGGAGGCCGGGAAGGTCGACCGCCCGTTCTTTGCCTGGGAGCGCAAATGGTCCCTGAACGATCGCGTGCTGGAGGGCCGGACCCGCACCCTTGTCCGGGCGATCGAGCTTTCGCCGGAAGCATACGGCGAGCTGAAAGCGGAGGTCGAAGGCATCGAGCAGGCGGGACGGCAGCGGATCGTCTTTCCGCTCCCGCTCGAGAAGGACCCCGGCGCGGACGTGCTCTACTTGAAGAACAGCACGAAGTGCGATCTGGAGGATGCGCGCAACTGGACCGAAACGCACACGGTGAAGAAGAAGGTCCTGACCTATGCCGGAAAGAAGGAGCACGCGGAACTGAAGCTCCACTACAATCCGTCATGGGAAGAAGTCGAACTGAAGTATGCGCGCGTCACCTCCCCCGGCGGCCGGGTACATGAGATCCGCGAAAACGAGATCAACGTGATGGACGCCGGATGGGTCGCCGGCGCCCCGCGCTATCCCGCCGCACGCATCCTCGTGGCCAGCCTCCCGAACGTCGTGCCGGGCAGCGTGATCGAATACCGCGTCGTGCACAGGATGAAGGATCATCCGTTCTTCCACCTGCGCAGCTATATGCGGGGGTTCGACCCGATGATGAACCGCAGGGTGGAGATCGCGGCGCCGAAGGATGTCGTCCTCAAGATCCGGAAGGGGACGGACGAGGCGGTGGTCTTCAGCGAGATGCGCAACGACGGCCGTATTACGCGGAGCTGGGAATCCCGCTCGCAGCGGGGACTCAAACGGGAGTCGGACCTCCCGCCGCTTTGGGAGATCGCACCCGCGGTGTTCGCCTCCGCCGGCGCGTGGGAGGACTACGCCGCCACCCTCCGCGACGAATTCGCCGCCCGCGCCTCGCGCGCGGACCGGGCCGCGTCAATGGCCCTCCGCCTCGTAAAGGGCGCGGACTCCCCCCGCGCGAAGATCCGCGCGATCCGCGACTTCGTGGCCAGGCATATCCGTGCGGCGGGCCCCCCGTTCACGGAGACGCCACTCGAGGCCCTGAGCGGGGCCGATGTGACCCTGGAATCCGGTTACGGGCATGCCGCCGACCGCGCGATACTGCTTTACGCGATGCTGGAGGCCGCCGGTTTTGCGCCGGACTGGGTCTTCGCCTCCGGACTTCCGCGTCCCGACCCTCTCGCCGCGCCGATGATCGATTATCCTCAGCGCGACGCCTTCGACAGCCCCCTGATCAGGGTCATGCTCGACGACGGACCGGTCTACCTCAACGACGCCGACCAGTACGCCCCGCCGACCAGTACGCCCCGCCGGGCAGCACCCCCCACGACCGGAGGATGGCCCTCGTCGCGGCGGACGGCTCGATCGGGACGGTGCGGGCCGCGGATCGCTACCGCGACCGCCGGGCCGTGGAATACGGGATCACGCTGA
- a CDS encoding Druantia anti-phage system protein DruA, with translation MAQAMVIQGRKITDGEIALIRDLMAEHRDWGRTRLSGELCRCWNWRNAQGRIKDMAARSLLLKLERRGCIELPARQRPSSNHFRNRCVPAVEPAAEPIRSDLSALRPLSADLVAPRSDNSQLFKGLLGRYHYLGHRNTVGENLRYLIRDRHGRLVACALFGSAAWKCADRDRFLGWDRACRERNLQALTNNTRFLILPWVEVPHLASHVLGLIARRIRDDWQGKYAHPVHALETFVDRSRFKGTCYRAANWMRLGATQGRTRNDRDRRIQAPVKDVYLYPLIPEFRRELCAPACSRTEGRAGR, from the coding sequence ATGGCACAGGCTATGGTCATTCAGGGGCGGAAGATCACGGACGGCGAGATCGCCTTGATCCGGGATTTGATGGCAGAGCATCGGGACTGGGGGCGTACCCGCCTCAGCGGGGAACTGTGCCGCTGCTGGAACTGGCGCAACGCGCAGGGCCGTATCAAGGACATGGCGGCGCGCTCCCTGCTGTTGAAGCTGGAGCGACGCGGATGCATCGAGTTGCCGGCGCGTCAACGCCCGTCTTCCAATCATTTCCGCAACCGGTGCGTGCCTGCCGTAGAACCTGCCGCCGAACCGATTCGCTCTGACCTGAGCGCATTGCGGCCCCTGTCGGCAGACCTTGTCGCCCCACGTTCGGATAACTCGCAGTTGTTCAAAGGGCTGCTGGGCCGATACCACTACTTGGGCCATCGCAACACGGTGGGCGAGAACCTGCGCTATCTGATCCGCGACCGGCACGGTCGGCTCGTGGCCTGTGCGCTGTTCGGTTCGGCGGCATGGAAATGCGCGGATCGGGATCGTTTCCTCGGCTGGGATCGGGCCTGCCGTGAACGCAATCTCCAGGCATTGACCAACAATACGCGTTTCCTGATCCTGCCCTGGGTCGAAGTCCCGCATCTGGCCAGCCACGTCCTCGGCCTCATTGCCCGGCGCATCCGGGATGACTGGCAGGGCAAGTACGCTCATCCCGTGCATGCCTTGGAAACGTTCGTGGACCGTTCCCGATTCAAAGGCACCTGCTACCGGGCCGCGAACTGGATGCGCCTGGGCGCAACGCAGGGGCGGACCCGCAACGATCGAGACCGCCGCATCCAGGCGCCGGTCAAGGACGTGTATCTGTATCCGCTTATCCCGGAGTTCCGGCGGGAGTTGTGCGCACCCGCCTGCTCCCGAACCGAAGGGAGGGCGGGCAGGTGA